A stretch of the Clostridium fungisolvens genome encodes the following:
- a CDS encoding branched-chain amino acid aminotransferase, translating into MSKEVNIDWSTLGFNYIKTDFRYVSKWKDGKWDDGALVEDNMLSISEASTALHYGQQCFEGLKAYRTKEGKIQLFRPDQNAKRMAASCNRLLMPEISEEKFIDACIQVVKANEHYVPPYGTGATLYLRPFVIGVGNNIGVKPAPEYIFCVFCIPVGAYFKGGITPVNFIISDYDRAAPYGTGAAKVGGNYAASLHPHELAAKGGYADCIYLDPATHTKIEEVGAANFFGITKDNKFVTPDSPSILPSITKYSLLHIAKEYLGLEAEERDVFIDNIDEFKEAGACGTAAVITPIGGIFYKDELHVFHSETEVGPITKELYDTLSGIQFGDKEAPEGWVVEVK; encoded by the coding sequence ATGTCTAAAGAAGTAAATATCGATTGGAGTACATTGGGGTTTAATTATATCAAAACAGATTTCCGTTATGTTTCTAAGTGGAAAGACGGAAAATGGGATGATGGGGCACTTGTTGAGGATAATATGCTTTCAATAAGCGAAGCTTCAACAGCCTTACATTATGGGCAACAATGCTTTGAGGGATTAAAAGCATATAGAACTAAAGAAGGAAAAATTCAACTTTTCAGACCAGATCAAAATGCAAAAAGAATGGCTGCTAGCTGTAACAGATTATTAATGCCAGAAATATCTGAAGAAAAGTTTATAGATGCTTGTATTCAAGTCGTTAAGGCAAATGAACACTATGTTCCTCCTTATGGTACTGGGGCAACATTATATCTAAGACCTTTCGTAATAGGTGTTGGCAATAACATTGGGGTAAAACCTGCACCTGAATATATATTCTGTGTATTTTGTATACCTGTAGGGGCTTATTTCAAAGGTGGAATAACTCCTGTAAACTTTATAATTTCAGATTATGATAGAGCAGCACCTTACGGTACTGGGGCAGCTAAGGTTGGTGGAAACTATGCTGCAAGTCTACATCCTCATGAACTAGCAGCAAAGGGTGGCTATGCAGATTGTATTTATCTAGATCCAGCAACACACACAAAGATTGAGGAAGTTGGAGCTGCTAACTTCTTTGGTATAACAAAGGATAATAAATTTGTAACACCTGATTCACCATCCATACTTCCTAGCATAACTAAGTATTCCTTGCTTCATATAGCTAAAGAATACTTAGGCCTAGAAGCTGAAGAAAGAGATGTATTTATAGATAATATAGACGAATTCAAAGAAGCAGGGGCTTGTGGAACTGCGGCTGTAATAACACCAATAGGCGGAATATTCTATAAGGATGAACTTCATGTGTTCCATAGCGAAACAGAAGTAGGCCCAATTACAAAAGAACTTTATGATACACTTTCAGGAATTCAATTTGGCGACAAAGAAGCACCTGAAGGATGGGTTGTAGAAGTTAAATAA
- a CDS encoding alpha/beta hydrolase family protein, with protein sequence MEKIKIDDFTKYTFLSAIKHSPDGNYACFVVHQSDLEDNKYLSNLWVLDLKNNFKYRLTAFDSEKSFLWLDSENIIFPSQRDSKDKEKLNGGEEFTQYYKINIHGGEAVKLFTIPKSVNSIKQINKTLYVFTSDYNPNKTDLSYLSSDEKQEELIRRKEEEDYEILEEIPFWLNGGGFTRNQRTRLYLFDAETQKIETITDQDTNVDFFDLDISKSKIVILSYRFKDKMPLTNEISIYDLKEKALTLLPQPLPMSNRFASFISAKKLIVAATDMCGYGINENSKFYAIDLDTFEQKCITPDFDKALDNSVGSDCRYAGSITMQIEGEHLYFITTENDSSLLNKVDVNGNIETLTYGNGTVDGISISKNSVLFIGMTTDSLQEIYTIANNATEKLTTFNDWVKSEKFISSPETVSIETDSGVIIDGWVIKPVDFDETKKYPAILDIHGGPKTVYGTVFFHEMQYWASEGYAVFFCNPRGSDGKGNAFADIRGKYGTIDYEDIIKFTDEVLKRYPFIDSSRVGVTGGSYGGFMTNWIIGHTDRFSAAASQRSISNWTSFFGTTDIGYFFGPDQTAATPWSNYEKVWFHSPLKYADKVKTPTLFLHSNEDYRCWIPEALQMFTSLKYHGVETRLCMFKGENHELSRSGKPKHRVRRLAEITQWFDKYLKKN encoded by the coding sequence ATGGAAAAAATTAAAATTGATGATTTTACCAAATATACTTTTTTATCTGCAATAAAGCATTCACCTGATGGTAACTATGCTTGTTTTGTAGTACATCAATCAGATCTTGAGGATAACAAATATCTGTCAAACTTATGGGTTCTTGACTTAAAAAACAATTTTAAATACAGACTTACAGCCTTTGATTCTGAAAAGAGCTTTTTATGGCTTGATTCTGAGAATATAATCTTCCCTTCTCAAAGAGATTCTAAAGATAAAGAAAAACTTAATGGCGGAGAAGAATTTACTCAATATTATAAAATTAACATTCATGGAGGAGAAGCTGTTAAACTATTTACTATTCCTAAGTCTGTAAACTCCATAAAACAAATTAACAAGACACTGTACGTATTTACTTCAGACTATAATCCTAATAAAACTGATTTAAGTTATTTAAGTTCTGACGAAAAACAAGAAGAATTAATTAGAAGAAAAGAAGAAGAAGATTATGAAATACTTGAAGAAATACCCTTTTGGCTAAATGGTGGTGGCTTTACAAGAAATCAAAGAACAAGACTATATTTATTTGATGCCGAAACACAAAAAATTGAAACTATTACAGACCAAGATACAAATGTTGATTTCTTTGATTTAGACATAAGTAAAAGCAAAATTGTAATACTAAGTTACCGCTTTAAAGATAAAATGCCTCTTACAAATGAAATATCAATATATGACTTAAAAGAGAAAGCGCTCACTTTATTGCCTCAGCCATTACCGATGAGCAATAGATTTGCAAGCTTTATATCTGCTAAAAAACTTATAGTGGCAGCAACAGATATGTGCGGATACGGTATTAATGAAAACTCAAAGTTCTATGCCATTGACTTAGACACCTTTGAACAAAAATGTATTACACCTGACTTTGATAAAGCTTTAGATAACTCTGTAGGTTCAGACTGCAGATATGCTGGTTCAATAACAATGCAAATTGAAGGAGAACATTTATATTTTATAACAACTGAAAATGATAGTTCTTTATTAAACAAGGTAGATGTAAATGGAAATATAGAAACTTTAACTTATGGAAATGGAACTGTAGATGGCATAAGTATAAGTAAAAATAGTGTATTATTCATAGGAATGACTACTGATTCTCTTCAAGAAATTTATACTATAGCTAATAATGCTACTGAAAAATTAACTACCTTTAATGATTGGGTTAAATCAGAAAAGTTTATCTCTTCTCCAGAGACAGTAAGTATTGAAACTGATTCAGGTGTAATAATAGACGGCTGGGTTATTAAGCCTGTAGATTTTGATGAAACCAAAAAATATCCTGCAATATTAGATATACATGGCGGTCCTAAGACAGTATACGGAACAGTTTTCTTCCATGAAATGCAGTACTGGGCTAGTGAAGGCTATGCAGTATTTTTCTGTAACCCTAGAGGAAGCGATGGAAAAGGCAATGCATTTGCTGATATTAGAGGAAAGTACGGAACAATAGATTATGAAGATATCATAAAATTCACTGATGAGGTGTTAAAAAGATATCCTTTTATAGATTCGTCAAGAGTTGGTGTAACCGGAGGTTCTTATGGTGGATTTATGACCAACTGGATAATAGGTCACACTGATAGATTTAGTGCTGCTGCCTCTCAAAGAAGCATCTCAAATTGGACTTCTTTTTTTGGCACTACAGATATAGGTTATTTTTTTGGACCTGATCAAACTGCAGCAACACCATGGAGCAATTATGAAAAAGTATGGTTTCACTCCCCACTAAAATATGCAGATAAAGTAAAAACACCAACGCTATTCCTACATTCTAACGAAGATTATAGATGTTGGATTCCTGAAGCACTTCAAATGTTTACCTCATTAAAATACCACGGAGTAGAAACAAGACTTTGTATGTTTAAGGGAGAAAATCATGAATTGAGTAGAAGCGGCAAACCTAAACATAGGGTTAGAAGACTTGCAGAAATAACGCAATGGTTCGATAAATATCTAAAAAAGAACTAA
- a CDS encoding exosporium glycoprotein BclB-related protein: MSIYDDFNRYDFCPNDPGYPDGHHHKDHYTPCPTLSRIRRVNTRTLGGGIIPFASDAYTPIILTTLAGALFSNATLVAFGTSVSGFPLSNNGTTLTIPAVTGNDAFSMPRSGVITSIAANFTVTTAVTLTTPVTIVAQLFRANSSTFTAIPGASVNLGLLQGSLSVGDSVSGIANFAAPVDAGTRVMMVFYATNPTGVASTIRGYANAGTEIK; the protein is encoded by the coding sequence ATGTCAATTTATGACGATTTTAATAGATATGACTTTTGTCCAAATGATCCTGGTTATCCAGATGGTCATCATCATAAAGATCACTATACTCCTTGTCCTACTCTTAGCCGTATTCGTAGAGTAAATACTAGAACCTTAGGTGGGGGGATAATACCATTCGCATCAGATGCTTATACACCAATTATTCTTACTACCCTAGCAGGTGCTCTATTTAGTAACGCTACATTAGTAGCTTTCGGGACTTCCGTTTCCGGATTTCCTCTTTCAAATAACGGTACAACATTAACTATACCTGCTGTTACGGGTAATGATGCTTTTTCAATGCCTCGCTCAGGAGTAATTACTTCTATAGCTGCGAATTTTACAGTTACAACTGCAGTAACTCTTACAACCCCAGTAACCATTGTAGCTCAATTATTTAGAGCAAATTCTTCCACATTTACAGCTATTCCAGGAGCTTCAGTTAACTTAGGTCTGTTACAAGGTTCTTTATCAGTTGGAGATTCAGTCAGCGGAATAGCTAACTTTGCTGCACCAGTGGATGCTGGTACACGTGTTATGATGGTATTTTATGCAACAAATCCTACTGGAGTTGCAAGTACTATTAGGGGATATGCTAATGCAGGTACTGAAATAAAATAA
- the treR gene encoding trehalose operon repressor: protein MDSKYLAIYNDIVNKIEVGKMEPNSKLPSESELMEAYNVSRDTIRKALALLETNGCIQKIKGKGSFVLDVNKFDFPMSGLTSFKELAGKMGSGSNTILKELELISGDKFIMKQLELSEDDEAWKVVRVREIGGKKIILDKDYFNKRFVPDLTKETCENSIYEYLENTLGLKISYAKKEFTVQQATEEDKEVLDFENFNMIVVVKNYVYLEDTSLFQYTESRHRPDRFRFVDFARRR from the coding sequence ATGGATAGTAAATACCTAGCTATATATAATGATATAGTTAATAAAATAGAAGTTGGCAAGATGGAACCTAACTCAAAACTTCCTTCTGAAAGCGAACTTATGGAAGCTTATAATGTATCAAGAGATACTATAAGAAAAGCTCTTGCTCTGTTAGAGACAAATGGCTGCATACAAAAGATAAAAGGAAAAGGCTCCTTCGTTCTTGATGTAAATAAGTTTGATTTTCCTATGTCGGGACTAACTAGCTTCAAAGAGCTTGCAGGAAAGATGGGAAGTGGCTCTAATACTATATTAAAAGAGTTAGAACTTATAAGTGGAGACAAGTTTATAATGAAACAGCTGGAATTATCAGAGGATGATGAAGCTTGGAAGGTAGTAAGAGTTAGAGAGATAGGTGGCAAAAAGATCATTCTAGATAAAGATTATTTTAATAAAAGATTTGTTCCTGACTTAACAAAGGAAACTTGCGAGAATTCCATATATGAATATCTAGAAAATACTTTAGGTCTAAAGATTAGTTATGCTAAGAAGGAATTTACAGTTCAGCAGGCTACAGAAGAAGATAAAGAAGTTTTAGATTTTGAAAACTTCAATATGATAGTTGTTGTTAAAAATTACGTCTATCTAGAAGATACTAGTTTATTTCAGTATACAGAATCTAGACATAGGCCAGATAGATTTAGATTTGTAGATTTTGCTAGAAGAAGATAG
- the treC gene encoding alpha,alpha-phosphotrehalase, with protein MKDFKKSVIYQIYPKSFKDSNGDGLGDLGGVIEKLDYLQLLGIDYIWLTPFYVSPQKDNGYDVADYCSVDKRFGTMKDFEKLVEECSNRDIGVMLDMVFNHTSTEHEWFKKALKNEEKYKDYYIFKETEDGYEPTNWKSKFGGSAWKKVNDEYYLHLFDETQADLNWENPHVRDEIYKVVKFWMDKGVSGFRLDVINLISKPDIYEDDFEGDGRRFYTDGPRIHEYLKELNNKTFATKGNILTVGEMSSTDIDNCISYSNPEEKELSMVFNFHHLKVDYKDGNKWTLMDFDFLKLKDIFNSWQLGMERNNGWSAVFWCNHDQPRIVSRFGNEEKYHKQSAKMLATAIHMLRGTPYIYQGEELGMTNPHFNDIKYYEDIESINYYNILKNSGKCEEEILNILKCKSRDNSRTPMQWDCSENSGFTTGDPWISLSDNYNRINVENSLKENDSIFYHYKKLISLRKEYDVISYGRYIPMLEKHQSVFAYVREYENKRLIVMNNFYGHETLVDIPSEYRIDDKKSTILLSNYEDSQELRNHIKLRPYESIVYYLNG; from the coding sequence ATGAAAGACTTTAAAAAAAGCGTAATTTATCAAATATATCCTAAATCCTTTAAGGATTCTAATGGAGATGGCTTAGGTGATTTAGGCGGAGTAATAGAGAAACTTGATTATTTACAATTGTTAGGTATAGATTATATATGGCTTACTCCATTTTATGTTTCTCCACAGAAGGATAATGGATATGATGTTGCTGATTATTGTAGTGTAGATAAAAGATTCGGAACAATGAAGGATTTTGAAAAGTTGGTTGAAGAATGCTCCAATAGAGATATTGGTGTGATGCTAGACATGGTATTTAACCATACTTCCACTGAACATGAATGGTTCAAAAAGGCTCTAAAGAATGAGGAGAAATATAAAGATTATTATATTTTTAAGGAAACAGAAGATGGCTATGAACCTACTAACTGGAAGTCTAAGTTTGGGGGAAGTGCCTGGAAGAAGGTAAATGATGAATATTATTTACATCTATTTGATGAAACTCAAGCTGACTTAAATTGGGAAAATCCTCATGTAAGAGATGAGATATATAAAGTAGTAAAGTTTTGGATGGACAAAGGGGTAAGTGGATTTAGATTAGACGTAATAAACCTGATTTCTAAGCCGGATATATACGAAGATGATTTTGAAGGGGATGGCAGAAGGTTTTATACTGATGGACCAAGAATACATGAATATTTAAAAGAATTAAATAATAAAACCTTTGCTACTAAAGGTAACATATTGACTGTAGGAGAGATGTCTTCAACTGATATTGATAACTGTATAAGTTATTCAAATCCAGAAGAAAAGGAACTGTCAATGGTTTTTAATTTTCATCACTTAAAGGTTGATTACAAGGATGGTAATAAGTGGACTTTGATGGATTTTGATTTTTTAAAGTTGAAAGATATTTTTAATAGTTGGCAATTAGGTATGGAAAGAAATAATGGATGGAGTGCTGTGTTTTGGTGCAACCATGATCAGCCACGAATAGTTAGCCGTTTTGGCAACGAAGAAAAATATCATAAACAATCTGCCAAGATGCTTGCTACAGCTATTCATATGCTAAGAGGTACACCTTATATATATCAAGGGGAAGAGCTTGGAATGACCAATCCTCATTTTAATGATATAAAGTACTATGAAGACATTGAATCAATAAATTATTACAACATACTTAAAAATAGTGGAAAATGTGAAGAGGAAATATTAAATATACTTAAATGTAAATCTAGAGATAATTCAAGAACTCCTATGCAGTGGGATTGTAGTGAAAATAGTGGGTTTACTACAGGAGATCCTTGGATATCTTTAAGTGATAACTATAATAGGATAAATGTTGAAAATTCATTAAAAGAAAATGATTCTATCTTTTATCACTACAAGAAATTGATATCTTTAAGAAAAGAATATGATGTTATATCTTACGGAAGGTATATACCGATGTTAGAAAAGCATCAATCAGTTTTCGCCTATGTCAGAGAATATGAAAACAAAAGGCTCATTGTTATGAATAACTTTTATGGACATGAAACCTTAGTTGATATACCTAGTGAATATAGAATAGATGATAAGAAATCTACTATATTACTATCTAATTACGAAGATTCACAAGAGTTAAGAAATCATATTAAGTTAAGACCATATGAGTCTATAGTGTATTATTTAAACGGATAA
- the treP gene encoding PTS system trehalose-specific EIIBC component: MAKFSNDAKLLLEYVGGKENISAVTHCATRMRFVLAEPKNADLKKIEGLKSVKGTFTQAGQFQVIIGNEVSMFYNDFVEVAGIDGVSKEQAKVAAKGNMNFMQRLLANLAEIFTPLIPALVVGGLILGFRNVIGDIKLLDGGTKTIIEVSQFWAGVHSFLWLIGEAIFHFLPVGITWSISKKMGTTQILGIILGITLVSPQLLNAYAVAGAKEIPVWNFGFAKVQMIGYQAQVIPAILAGFLLAILEKNIRKVIPEYISMIVVPFLSLVPTVLIAHTVLGPIGWKIGSGISYVVYNALTSSFGWLFAAVFGFAYAPLVITGLHHMTNAIDLQLMGQLGGTNLWPMIALSNIAQGSAVLAMIFINRHDEEEKQVSIPACISCYLGVTEPAMFGINLKYIYPFLAAMTGSAIAAVISVGSGVMANSIGVGGLPGILSIKPQYMLTFALCMVVAIAVPFVLTIALSKRKAVRDKASLNG, encoded by the coding sequence ATGGCTAAGTTTTCTAATGATGCAAAACTTTTATTAGAATATGTAGGTGGAAAAGAAAATATATCAGCTGTAACACATTGTGCTACTCGTATGAGATTTGTATTAGCTGAGCCTAAAAATGCGGATTTGAAGAAGATTGAAGGTTTAAAGAGCGTAAAGGGAACTTTCACTCAAGCAGGTCAATTTCAAGTTATCATAGGTAATGAAGTATCTATGTTTTACAATGATTTTGTTGAGGTAGCAGGCATAGATGGAGTAAGTAAAGAGCAAGCAAAAGTAGCAGCTAAGGGAAATATGAACTTTATGCAAAGATTACTAGCAAACCTTGCGGAAATATTTACACCACTTATACCAGCATTAGTAGTAGGTGGTTTGATTTTAGGTTTCCGTAATGTAATAGGAGATATCAAGCTCCTTGATGGAGGAACTAAGACAATAATAGAAGTATCACAATTTTGGGCAGGCGTGCATTCATTCTTATGGCTTATAGGCGAAGCTATATTCCACTTCTTGCCTGTAGGAATAACATGGTCTATATCTAAGAAAATGGGCACAACTCAAATATTGGGTATTATATTAGGTATTACTTTAGTGTCTCCTCAATTATTAAATGCTTATGCAGTGGCAGGAGCTAAGGAAATTCCAGTTTGGAACTTTGGATTTGCTAAGGTTCAAATGATTGGTTATCAAGCTCAAGTAATACCAGCAATACTTGCAGGATTTTTACTTGCAATATTAGAGAAAAATATTCGTAAAGTTATTCCTGAATATATATCAATGATAGTAGTTCCGTTTTTATCACTTGTACCAACTGTATTAATAGCTCATACAGTTTTAGGTCCAATTGGTTGGAAGATTGGTTCAGGCATATCATATGTAGTATATAATGCTTTAACTTCTTCTTTTGGATGGTTATTTGCAGCAGTATTTGGTTTTGCTTATGCTCCTTTAGTAATTACAGGTTTACATCATATGACAAATGCTATAGATTTACAACTTATGGGTCAATTAGGTGGTACAAACTTGTGGCCAATGATAGCTTTGTCCAACATAGCTCAAGGATCAGCAGTATTAGCTATGATTTTCATAAACAGACATGATGAAGAAGAAAAGCAAGTATCTATACCAGCATGTATATCATGTTACTTAGGGGTAACTGAACCAGCAATGTTTGGTATTAATCTAAAGTATATATATCCATTCTTAGCAGCTATGACTGGGTCTGCAATTGCAGCAGTTATCTCTGTTGGATCAGGAGTCATGGCTAACTCAATTGGAGTAGGAGGACTTCCAGGGATTTTATCAATAAAACCACAATACATGCTTACTTTCGCTTTATGTATGGTTGTGGCAATAGCAGTACCATTTGTACTAACAATAGCGCTTTCAAAGAGAAAAGCAGTAAGAGATAAAGCAAGTTTAAATGGTTAA
- the uppS gene encoding polyprenyl diphosphate synthase, protein MRIPNHVGIIPDGNRRWAVDKGLSKENGYISGIDPGLELFTLCKNAGIKEVTYYGFTVDNTKRPAEQRKAFTEACINAVKILSNQDAELLVVGNTKSDMFPKELLPYTVRKTFGNGGMKVNFLVNYSWKWDLDHLKGAKSRSNNINNQIQSYDVSRVDLIIRWGGRRRLSGFLPVQSIYSDFYVIDEYWPDFKPEHFYNALNWYSDQDITLGG, encoded by the coding sequence ATGAGAATACCAAATCACGTAGGAATAATTCCAGATGGGAATAGAAGATGGGCTGTAGATAAGGGGCTATCTAAGGAAAATGGATATATTTCAGGAATAGATCCTGGATTAGAACTTTTTACTTTGTGCAAAAACGCTGGGATAAAAGAAGTAACTTATTATGGTTTCACTGTTGATAATACCAAAAGGCCTGCTGAACAAAGAAAAGCATTTACAGAGGCTTGTATTAATGCTGTAAAGATTCTTTCAAATCAAGATGCAGAATTACTTGTAGTAGGAAATACAAAGTCTGATATGTTTCCTAAGGAGCTATTGCCTTATACAGTAAGAAAAACATTTGGCAATGGAGGTATGAAGGTTAATTTCTTAGTGAATTATAGTTGGAAGTGGGATTTAGACCATCTTAAAGGAGCAAAATCTAGAAGTAATAACATCAATAATCAAATACAATCTTATGATGTATCTAGAGTAGATCTAATAATAAGATGGGGTGGCAGGAGAAGGCTTAGTGGATTCCTTCCTGTACAGTCTATTTACTCAGACTTTTATGTTATTGATGAATATTGGCCAGATTTTAAGCCGGAGCATTTCTACAATGCATTGAACTGGTATAGTGATCAAGACATAACTCTTGGTGGATAA
- a CDS encoding DMT family transporter — translation MNDKIKILLAMIIFGSIGIFVKNINLPSLEIAFLRATIGSLFLFSFSIIGKQKVSVSKIRENAIPLILSGIAIGFNWILLFQAYKYTTVSIATISYYFAPMFVIIAAPFILKEKLTGSKLACLIAALIGIVMILNSGESAGGFSQNIKGIMYGLSGAALYATVVLTNKFIKGLSGFDTTLIQLVVSAITLLPFIIYRGEIEKVSSLGIKGIMFVLIVGVIHTGIAYLLYFTSMKGLESHSIAILSYIDPISAVVFSTLLLSESITVIQIIGGTIVLLSTFLVERIGKLPAQSFEK, via the coding sequence GTGAATGATAAGATAAAAATATTATTAGCAATGATTATTTTCGGAAGCATAGGGATTTTTGTGAAAAATATAAATTTACCATCTCTAGAGATTGCTTTTTTAAGGGCTACAATAGGAAGTCTATTTTTATTTTCATTTAGCATAATAGGAAAGCAAAAAGTTTCTGTATCAAAAATAAGAGAAAATGCAATTCCATTAATACTTTCAGGTATAGCTATAGGATTCAATTGGATATTATTATTTCAGGCATATAAGTATACCACTGTTTCAATAGCTACTATAAGTTATTATTTTGCACCGATGTTTGTCATAATTGCAGCACCTTTTATACTTAAGGAAAAGCTTACAGGAAGTAAATTAGCGTGTCTAATAGCAGCGTTGATTGGAATAGTCATGATATTGAATTCTGGTGAAAGTGCAGGTGGATTTTCACAAAACATTAAAGGTATAATGTATGGGCTTAGCGGAGCTGCTTTATATGCAACAGTAGTATTAACAAACAAGTTTATAAAAGGTTTATCAGGGTTTGATACTACTTTAATTCAGCTTGTAGTTTCAGCAATAACACTTTTACCTTTTATAATTTATAGAGGAGAAATAGAAAAGGTTTCATCACTAGGGATTAAGGGTATTATGTTTGTATTAATCGTTGGAGTTATACATACAGGTATTGCTTATCTATTATACTTTACTTCTATGAAAGGTTTAGAAAGCCATTCTATAGCTATACTTAGTTATATAGACCCTATATCAGCAGTAGTTTTTTCAACTTTATTATTAAGTGAATCTATTACTGTTATTCAGATAATCGGAGGTACTATAGTACTCTTATCTACATTTTTAGTAGAAAGAATAGGTAAACTACCAGCACAGAGCTTTGAAAAATAA
- a CDS encoding Gfo/Idh/MocA family protein has translation MRIGVIGLGGIAQKAYLPVITAREDIDLVFCTRNSEKLKEQSKKYRISEYTTSIDDLINLKIQAAFVHTATESHFEICKKLLMSGIHVYVDKPISYSYEESKQLVDIANKYNRTLMIGFNRRFAPMYSSIKNEETANIILVQKNRVPSPQDIRTFILDDYIHVLDTARFLMGGSISDLQVNGLIKNDNLYNVVAKLSNKNTTSIALMNRDSGMSEELVEYMCPGKKIVVKDMAISSNLSNNEESLRKLGDWDTTLYRKGFYQIINHFIDCIRDGKETNISLEDALLTHKICEDIIEKLMKL, from the coding sequence ATGAGAATTGGAGTTATAGGCTTAGGTGGAATTGCCCAGAAGGCATATTTGCCTGTTATAACAGCGAGAGAGGATATAGACCTTGTGTTTTGTACAAGGAATAGCGAAAAATTAAAAGAACAATCTAAAAAATATAGAATTTCTGAATACACAACTTCAATAGATGATTTAATAAATTTAAAGATTCAAGCTGCTTTTGTTCATACAGCAACTGAATCTCATTTTGAAATCTGTAAGAAACTACTTATGTCAGGCATACACGTTTATGTAGATAAACCAATTTCCTACTCTTATGAAGAATCAAAACAACTCGTAGACATCGCAAACAAGTATAATAGAACTCTAATGATAGGTTTTAATAGAAGATTTGCACCTATGTACTCTTCAATTAAAAATGAAGAAACCGCCAATATAATTTTAGTTCAAAAAAATAGAGTGCCTAGCCCTCAGGATATAAGAACTTTTATACTTGATGATTATATACATGTGCTTGATACTGCAAGATTTTTAATGGGTGGAAGTATATCTGACCTTCAGGTAAATGGATTAATAAAGAATGATAATCTATATAATGTAGTTGCAAAATTATCGAATAAAAATACTACTTCAATTGCCTTGATGAACAGGGATAGTGGCATGTCAGAAGAGCTTGTTGAATATATGTGTCCTGGAAAAAAAATTGTTGTAAAAGATATGGCTATAAGCTCAAACTTATCTAATAATGAAGAGAGTTTAAGAAAATTAGGAGACTGGGATACAACCTTATATAGAAAAGGTTTTTATCAAATAATAAATCATTTTATAGATTGTATAAGAGATGGTAAAGAAACTAATATCTCCTTAGAAGATGCACTTCTTACACATAAAATATGCGAAGATATTATAGAAAAACTTATGAAGCTATAG
- a CDS encoding MurR/RpiR family transcriptional regulator translates to MSDVVHKLLLIINTSNEKDIDYNISWIMLQNINKISSMSINQLADLCYVSISTISRFCRKLGCNSFYEFKNMLVYDDNEYFDPRNKSINMNINEDASDLFFMAKKNIDLATETLKIEEIDQLVQDIHDYPTVSLVGLNTGQSITLDFQSELMVLGKFATVFVDIDKQLDNIKSLDENSLLVIFSISGGCSYNSRLSEALKQSKAKKVLITQNPATPLLEYVTKVILYGNEYFPFVGRYAFLYVKDLILMRYRFLYEV, encoded by the coding sequence ATGAGTGATGTCGTTCATAAGCTATTATTAATAATTAATACCAGTAATGAAAAAGATATTGACTACAATATTTCTTGGATAATGCTTCAAAATATAAATAAAATATCAAGTATGAGTATAAATCAGCTAGCTGATTTATGTTACGTCTCCATATCTACCATAAGTAGATTTTGTAGAAAACTAGGTTGCAACAGCTTTTATGAATTTAAAAATATGCTAGTATATGATGACAATGAATATTTTGATCCAAGAAATAAAAGCATAAACATGAACATCAATGAGGATGCCTCTGATCTGTTTTTTATGGCTAAGAAAAATATAGACTTGGCTACTGAGACGTTGAAGATTGAGGAAATTGACCAATTAGTTCAGGATATACACGATTATCCAACTGTATCACTTGTAGGTTTAAATACAGGACAAAGCATTACTCTTGATTTTCAGAGTGAATTAATGGTACTAGGTAAATTTGCAACAGTTTTTGTAGATATTGATAAGCAACTAGATAATATAAAATCCTTAGATGAAAATTCATTGCTAGTTATATTTTCAATATCAGGTGGCTGCAGCTATAATTCAAGACTTAGTGAAGCATTAAAGCAAAGTAAAGCAAAAAAAGTATTAATTACTCAAAATCCAGCTACCCCTCTGCTTGAGTACGTAACTAAAGTAATTCTTTATGGAAATGAATACTTCCCTTTTGTAGGAAGATATGCTTTTTTATATGTTAAAGATCTTATTTTAATGAGATATAGATTCTTATACGAAGTATAA